In Methanoregula formicica SMSP, the DNA window TGCCGAAGCCGGGCAGGCGGATACCATCCAGCCCTATAACGGTGTTATCGGCCCCGGTAATTCGTTGTACGGACTGAAACTTGCATTTGAAGATCTCGATGAATCATTCACCGTTAACCAGAGCGAGAGACTGCAAAAACAGATCCGGCACGCGGATCTCCGGCTTGCCGAACTGAAACGTGAACTCTCAGAGAACAAAACAGATACTGCCGACATTGCCCTGGAACACTACCGGTTGAAAATCAACCAGACCGCCGACATCCTGGAACCCGTGCCGGTCAATGGCACAGGCCCTGTACCGGAGATCGATGAGACGGGACTCCTGCATGCACGGGAGATGATTGCCAAGCACCAGCGGGTCCTGGGAGATCTCATCCAGAGCCACCCGAATAATACCGGCCTCGAGCGTGCTTACAACAATAGTGTCCGGCTCGAACAAAAGTTCGAAAACAAGATACAGAATATCAGGACAGTTCAGCAACAGGCAAGGCAGAACCTGTCGTTACGCCCGGACCTTCAGGATAACCAGACACCCCAGACACCCGGGCCCGCGGATGAAAACGCGTTGAAAGACAGGAACAAATTCACGGGAAATACCACGCAGAATAAGGACCGGAATGAGCTGGGGATAAACCAGTCACCCGGAGACCTGAATCGCCGGCAGGCGGATAGCGCCACAGGGAGGGAGCAGCAGGGACAGAACGGGCAGCAGACAAATACCGGGAACCACAAAGACGCTGCGGGAGATAACCAGCAAATAACTCCCGATCAGACCCAGAACACCAGGACCAACAACAATAATCCCAAGCCGGTGGAAACCATCAACAAGAATGCCAACGGCAATGGTAATGGAAATACCCGGCCTGCCGGCAGGTAATAACCAGGTCCTGTCTGCTGAATGAATTCCGGAGAGATACCCCCGGTTATATTTTTATTCCAGCCATGATACCTATCAACAGAAAGGTGCACCATGAATAGACCGTTCCCGGCAAGGATGCTCGTTACCGGAGCACTCCTTCTGCTCTGCATCCTGCCGTCAGTACAGGCAGCATCCGATACGGGCTATTCCACGACCTATACTATTTCTATCACAAAGGACGGTTCTGCACACTGGCAGATCGAGTACCGTACCCCGCTTCTTTCCGAAGAAGACCTGGCAGGTTTTGAGAACTACTCGCGGGGGATAAATACGGTCTACCTGCCGGAACTCCGCGACCTGATGCAGCGATCCGCTGAGCAGGCAGCTCTTGGCACTTCCCGGGACATGACGGTTACCGGTTTCACCGGCAATGCCCTTGTCCAGACGTCCCCGACCGGCAGGTTCGGCGTTGTCACATATACGTTCGAATGGACGCATTTTGCGCAGATTGACGACGGAATTGTTGTCGGTGATGCCTTTGTCGGGGGAATGTACCTTGCACGGGACAATACCCTGATCATCAGGTATCCCGAGGGTTACACCGTGGCATCCGTCAGTCCAGTACCGGACCGTACCAGCGACGCACTTACATGGTATGGCCTGCGTTCCTTCGGGCCCGGGCAGCCTTCCATTGTGCTGAACGATTCCTCCCTTCCGTTCCTCCCGGTGATGGGAGGGATAGCGGTCCTTGTGATCATTATCATGACCGCAATCATTCTTTACCGCAGGAGGAATGCAGGGAGCCGTCCTGAAGAGGAGTTTCCAGAGGCGGATGATGCGGAAGAGCCGCCAATATCCCTTTCAAAAGTCGACCTTGAGACACTTGAGGAGAAGATCCTCCAGCTGCTCATATCACACAACGGGGAGGTGTTCCAGTCAGAGATTGTCAAAGTTTTGGGACTCCCGAAATCGACGGTAAGTACGACGCTCAACGACCTTCACCAGAGAGGGATTATCCAGAAGGTGAGGAAGGGCAGGGAGAACCTGATCCGGCTGGTAAAAGACAGGGAATGAACCTTTCATTCCCGGTCTTATGCGATACAAACACCATCTCATTTTTTGTACTGATCTCCCGACCTGCGGGAGAGCACAAACCGTCCCGGCAACGGGAAGTAGGATGAGAAAGGCCTGCAGTAACGGAAATTGATGAGAAAAAAGTATAGTGAAATTACTCGTACCCGAATGACTTTATGACAACGTCCGGGTTGACTGCACCGACATGGTAGACAGCACCCGAGGAAAGCTCATTGATGGTGACCTCAGCCGGTGAGAAGAGCGACGTATCGATCTTGTAGAAGTCATAGCCGGCTTCCTTGAAGATGTCATTGAAAGGCTTCCCGTAGCCCTTGGACTTGTTGCTGGGGATCTTGTCGAGATAGTCCTTGATCTCGGGGGCATTCATGGTCAGGGATATCCTGCCGTGGTAAATGGTTGCATCGTTTGTCACGCCCATGGCGAGTTTTGCACCGCGGACCGGCGGGACAGGCGCGGTTCCCATTGCTGCAATGACTTTCCTAGTGTCGAACCCGAGCTCGTTGAGCTTGTAGATTGCGGTCTCGACACACCGGCCGGCGACCTGGATCGATCCGACCATCGAGGCAGTCGGTGCGACAACAGCGCAGACGTTTGCGACGTCAACATGGCACTCCTCGGCGATCTTGTTCATGACCTCAGCGTTCGGGAGGTGGTCGCTCTCAAGGCAGATGACGGCACAGTCATAGTCGTCCTCGTACTCGATGACCTCGAAAGTGTGCTTCGGCTTGAGGGAGAGCGCCCGGGCCGGGCCGCTGCCCATCGCAAAGTAGTTGCCGACCTTGA includes these proteins:
- a CDS encoding DUF5667 domain-containing protein, translating into MMRTRYGFILCLTLLALAGCAGVAAAAPAEAGQADTIQPYNGVIGPGNSLYGLKLAFEDLDESFTVNQSERLQKQIRHADLRLAELKRELSENKTDTADIALEHYRLKINQTADILEPVPVNGTGPVPEIDETGLLHAREMIAKHQRVLGDLIQSHPNNTGLERAYNNSVRLEQKFENKIQNIRTVQQQARQNLSLRPDLQDNQTPQTPGPADENALKDRNKFTGNTTQNKDRNELGINQSPGDLNRRQADSATGREQQGQNGQQTNTGNHKDAAGDNQQITPDQTQNTRTNNNNPKPVETINKNANGNGNGNTRPAGR
- a CDS encoding helix-turn-helix transcriptional regulator; this translates as MNRPFPARMLVTGALLLLCILPSVQAASDTGYSTTYTISITKDGSAHWQIEYRTPLLSEEDLAGFENYSRGINTVYLPELRDLMQRSAEQAALGTSRDMTVTGFTGNALVQTSPTGRFGVVTYTFEWTHFAQIDDGIVVGDAFVGGMYLARDNTLIIRYPEGYTVASVSPVPDRTSDALTWYGLRSFGPGQPSIVLNDSSLPFLPVMGGIAVLVIIIMTAIILYRRRNAGSRPEEEFPEADDAEEPPISLSKVDLETLEEKILQLLISHNGEVFQSEIVKVLGLPKSTVSTTLNDLHQRGIIQKVRKGRENLIRLVKDRE
- the mch gene encoding methenyltetrahydromethanopterin cyclohydrolase; the protein is MLSVNELALEIFDNLADLAEEFNCAYHELDNGARIVDCGVSVRGGYAAGRAFTEICMGGLGEVNFRNGEIKGIPMPFIDVNTDFPSISCLGAQKAGWTVKVGNYFAMGSGPARALSLKPKHTFEVIEYEDDYDCAVICLESDHLPNAEVMNKIAEECHVDVANVCAVVAPTASMVGSIQVAGRCVETAIYKLNELGFDTRKVIAAMGTAPVPPVRGAKLAMGVTNDATIYHGRISLTMNAPEIKDYLDKIPSNKSKGYGKPFNDIFKEAGYDFYKIDTSLFSPAEVTINELSSGAVYHVGAVNPDVVIKSFGYE